CGCTCGGTACAATATCCCGAACATCTTTTGTTTCGCATTTATGCGAAAAATTGTCATTGTAAATTTTTGTTGCATACGGATCATTATCAACTGCGTAAACAACTTCAAAAGGCAATTCAGCATAATGCTTGTCAAGGAAATTAAAACCTCCTTGAATGCCTAAATCCATTCCTCCGCAACCGCAGAAAAGCGAAGCAACCTTTAATTTGTTATCTCCAGAAGTCTGTGCCATTGTCCTGACGTTTTAGAAAATTCAACAACTAAATTTTTATCAATTTTCAGATTGCCTGAATTGAATTGTTTAACTGGATTTTGAATAACGAAGATATTTTTGCCCTCGTCGTTAATTACCAAATAATACACAAAATATCTATCTCCCAACGTTTCTGCTGTGTCCCATTCGTTAGGTGTAAGTTTGAAGCGATTATTGTTAATTGCCTTTCTCGATTTGGTGGTTTTTACTTCAATGTATCGTTTGTTTTTCTCAATTTCGATACTTTGTAAATCGTAACCCACTCCAAGCGGTGTAGGAATTTTATTAATTAAATGCTGACGGTTTGAACCCTCTTTTGTTCTCAAATATTCGTGTGCCAAAATCAATGTTTCGCCATAATCGCCAAATATTTTTGTAGGAACTTTTCTATCATCTCTCATTCGTGAGTAATACTCTTGAATAAGTGCAGATATGTTTTCGGCTTCTCGTTCTTCTAAATGTGGTGCAAATGCTTCGATATTGTCAAAACTGTTTACAAAGTCAAACCAAACTTCTTCTAAAGCTCCAATTTCTGGATTTGTAATTACGTCTGTATTGTAGAATTTGTCGTATTCATCAAACCAAACATCATTTAATAAATGATAATTGATTGCTTCTTTATTTTCGTCATTCAAATAGTAATAGTAACCTGTTCCCTTGTGTTGCAAAAGGTTGGCTAAAACCATATAATCCAAAATATCGCCTGCATAACGATTGATGTCGCCTTTTGATGGAAATTCGCCTGTACGCTCGTTTCTTAATGCTTCGTAATCGTATTCATATTCGACTTTTTCTTTTCTGTTTTCCAGAATAAGTTTTGCGACTTCTTTTGCTTGTCTTTTACCTGTTGTAACACGCAAATCAAAATAAGCACATTGGGTTAGTTCTTCTGCTGTTACGCTAAAAGGTTTTCCTAAAAGTTTTTCGCCCTCAATTAGCAAATTGAGAATAAATTGACAAGGTTTGAATTTTATACCTGCTTCAATTTGCTTAATTACATTTTGGGATTTAATATGTCCGCCCGGATATTGGAACGAAAACAAAAAGTAATTAAAAAACTCGTCTAAATATTGATTGTTAGCAAGTCGTTTTGCCATTATACTTGGTTGAGAATATCCGTTTGTTTCTTGAATGAAACCAAACAATGCTGAAATTTCAGTCCGCCAATTATCTATTGTTTTTTGTGTTGATGTTGCATTTTTTTTGAATCCAAATAAAACTCTGTTCAGTTCGTTTTTAAAGTCATTATTTGGTAAAACAGCTATTTCAGAAATAGAGGTTGCTACATACAACAAAACTTCCTCCACATCATTTTTAAAACGTGGTCTGACGTGGTGCAAACGGAAAAAATATTCGTCTGGTATTCTGTATGTTTTTATTTCGCTCATAGATATTTCTTAATTTCTTTTGCTAATACCTTTGCCAAAATTGGTGGAACAGCATTGCCAACTTGTTTATACTGGCTCGTTTTACTTCCTAAAAACACAAATGTGTCGGGGAAAGATTGTATCCTGGCACTTTCTCTGACAGTTGGTACACGGTTGTATTTATAATGAAAATGATGTCTGTGTCCTGTATCAATCGTGAAGCTAGGTTTTTTGCTGTTTAATCTCGTCCATGCAATATTTACGTTTCTTGTTTTTCGTAATTCTTCGGGTAAATCTTTATAATTTCCACCATCTGGAACTAACGAAATAATACTTGTCGTTTGTTCGCTGTGGTTTGTGATTTCGTGGTTGTAAATACCTTCGGATTCTCCTCTTATTAGTTTTTGATATTCAGATTTTGGTTCTGTTTTGTATTTCGTTCCGTCAATCAAAGACTTTTCAGGTAAATCAGAAATTGCATCTTTTGCACTTACTGGATTTTCGATTGTTGGTTCGGGAAAAATAAATTCTTTATTGTTTTTTGTGCCGACAAAAAACGCTCTTCTTCTGTTTTGTGGAACACCAAATTCAGAAGCTAATAAAACTTTATAAACCACAGTATAACCAAGTTTTTCAAAGTCGTCTATGATACTATCTTTCACAACACCTTTTCCCATTGAAACAATGTTAGGTACATTTTCCATTAGAAAAACTTTGGGTTGATAGAATTTCACAAAACTTACAAACGATTTATAAAGTTGATTACGTTCATCATCAATAATTCTTTTTCCTGCAATGGAAAATCCTTGACAAGGTGGTCCACCAATAATTACATCAATGGCTTTAATTCCTGTCTGTTTTGAAATTTCTCTTGGTGTTTCTGTAAATAAATCAGCAACAATTCCTTTTGCGTTTTTATGTGTATTTTCAAAAGTTCTAATAGCATCTTGCCAATGGTCAATACCCAAAAGCACATCATATCCTGCTTCGATGAACCCATAAGAAAGCCCACCGCAACCGCAAAATAAGTCTATTACTGTTGGTTTATTTTTCATTGTCAAAATTGATTTCTCCTTGTTTTGTGTTTATGTTCTTCAAATAATTTACTTTTTCTTCGGCAACCATTAACGTTTCAGTTGGACAATTATAAGCATACATTTTTTTTGCGAATTGGTCGCCAAAATATTCGATTTTCAATTGGTCAATGTCAAGATTGAAAGCGTTTGCTAATTTCTCTAATCGCTTTTCGTCAAATTCTCTTTTTCCGTTTTCTATTTTACTCAAATTTGCAGAGTCAAGGTCGAGTTGAAATGCAAGTTGAGTTAAGGTCAAACCGTTGTTTGTCCTTAGTTGTTTTATGTATTCTCCAAATGTTGCTTTCATATACTTGCAAATTAAAACTTGTCAATTTATGACAAATTTAGCTAATTATTTTAGTTCTACAAGTTTTTGAATCAATTTTTCGGAATATGGGTGGTGGTTGGCTTGGGTGCGGTTGGGAAAAATTAAATGTGGTGCAAAAGCGTTGGATTGTGCGGTGGCTTTCACCTCTTTTAATTTTTGCGAAGTGTTGGCAAATTTCGTTTTTTTAGTTGATTGATTTTGTGTCGGTGCGTTCAAATGCCATTACCGATAACTTTATTATACACGAAAGTAATCAATTATTTTCAAATCTCAATAAAATGTTAAATATTTCATGCAAAGCATTACAATAACAAGAAATGAGGTTATAAAAAATATTGCGCATTTTATATAATCGTAAATTCTATATTACGCAAGTATTATATAAAATACGCATATAATTAATTTTTGTAAATAAGATTTTATAAAAAAACTTAGTATAGAAAATAAAAATTTAATATGTAATTGCGGATAACGGAACAATTAGGTATATATAAAAAGCGAGATATATCAATTATCTCGCTTTTTATTTTTTAAAACATTCTCATGTGTTTCTTCATCAATAACAGTAATGTTTTTATCAATGTAGGTTACCTTCTTTTCACCGTATTCGTGATTGTGTGTATGATAATGCACTGATCTATCTATATTAAAAAACGGCTTTTTATCTTCTTTATAGTAGTCTTTGCCATAATTTCTTCCAAAGAACAAATCAAAAAGGCCAGTGAATAAGTAATACCCACCAGCTACACATATTATAAAGAAAACAATTAAAAATATAAATGCCATAACCAAATGTACATAAAAAAATAATGCATAATATGCATATTTATTATTTAGAATGATTATAAATAACTATATTTGTTATGATATTAATATATGATTATGAGTGGGTTAAATAGTAATGATAGAGAATTACTTAGAAGATTAACCGAAAGGTTAAATCTAATTGAATCAAACGCTAAACGCATTGATGAGTTGCCTTATAAATCCAAGATAGGTAACTCGGACAAATTGCATATTTCTGAAAATGGCATCTCAAAATATATTACGGTTCAAGAGCTTTTATCAGCTATTGAAACAAGAAAGTACGACCATATACTTTATATAAACGGATTGCGAATATCTGGAAACGAATTACAAATTGATGGAGCAGGGTGGACAATATTAGAGCTTGTTTACAATTTAACAGAACCCTTTATAAAAAATGTTCCGTATGCAGCTCAAGGATTTGTACGTACAGACATCGTTATAGCAAACACGGAAAACAACCTTGAAGTTATTTTTGGAGATGAAAACGAAGGTATTTCATTCGCACCGCCAATTCCACCAAATACTGTTTTGGTTACCACTTTAGATGTAACGGATAATTCTATAAACAACACACCAGCTCCAATTGGTGGCGATGATTATAAATCAAAAATAGAAAACCGCTCAGTTGTTGTTTCAACTCCAAATACTATCAATTCTTTATTACTTGACACGGAAGCATCACACATTATTATAACTGCAGCTTCAAAAGTTGAGAGTTTAAATATCTCACAAAACAACAATGCATATCCAGGTAAAATATACAAGATAACTAATGAGCAAAGTAAATACTTAACGCTTGTTAATTCATCAACAGCTGTCGAAATTGGAAATACAAAATTTAAGTTTGTTTCAAATAGAGATTATTACTTATTACCAGGAGAAACAGTAGAATTTTATTTATCCGAAAATTTAAATACACTTGTTTTTTTAGGGACTAATAGACCGATTGAAAACAGCATAACAATTAACGCAAATACTACACTAACAAACGCACATCATGGTGCTACGTTATACGTTTTAGCGAATGTTAATTTAACGTTTTCAGCACCTTCGGTTTTAGTACCCGATTTTGAGGTAGCAATTAAAACACATACAGCTGGAGTAGCAAATATAATTACAACGGGTTGGGTGGTTTCTGCACCAGATGGAAAAAAATTAGATGTTAATACAATGGGATTTATTGGACGTATTCCTAATACGGATACACTTAGCTTCGGAGGGGCATTTTCACAATGAATTTAATTAAAAAAGTAATTTTCAGCACACCAAATTTAAAACCAAACACCTTTATTGGTGGTGTGGCGTCTGTAATTAATTCAAAAACAGAGCTATCTAATCGCTTAAATATTTCAGAAAATAATATTAAAGGTTTTAAAGTAATTAACAACGACATTCAATTTAATATCGTCGGAAATTTAGATTTTAGTTTATCTGCGTTTGCTAATATAACAACAGCGACTTACCTGCGCTCAAATGCTAATATTATAAATGTAAGGTCGGTGGGAAATAGTAGTTTTTTGTATTTTAATGAAGTTGTGTTAAACTCAAGTTTAATAACTGAATTTAGATCAAGTGCTTTCGTTAATTTAATAAACTTAAATAATTTTAATCTAATAGATTTTAAAGGCAACCTGCAAGGTTACACATTTGAAAATTCAGGAGCAATCGGTTCTGATATAACCGTAGAATGTAAGCACATGAGTTTTAATAACTTTGTAAATGCTAAATTTAAGAAAATAAGATTACCTCAATTAGAGTCAATGGGTAGGTCTAATAGGACTTTTTATTCTCAAAACTTTTCAGGGTGCCAATATGTAGAATTGATTTCAATGCGAAAGCTAAAGTTAATGTACGGTAATGAGAATACCGCAGCGCAGGGTACTTATTCAAACTTCGCAGCTGTTAAATTAGGGTGTACAATAGAAGTAAATATAGCTTTAGCAACTTCATGGAATGGAGGTATGCCACCAGATTTAACATTTGCGAAAACAAATCGACAAGCAATCGTTAAATTTTACGACGATGCAGGAAATTACGTATCAACTTTATAACCAAATAATCTATATAAAAATGGCAATATTACGATCAACCACCCCATTACCGTATGATGCTCAAAAAAGCGCACGTACTGCAATTATTCAAACAGTAATTGGAGAAATGATAAAAGATAGCAATCAAAAAACATATCGAGTAGATGTTCAGAATTTTAGAATTGAAACTGATGATACAGGTTTTGAAACACCAACTCCAATTGACAGCAAACAACCTTATTTTTTGACTTATGAAGAAGTCGATGCAGCAAGAATGAGCTATAAACAAGGTGCTCAATTAACATCTGAAGAAGAAGATGAGTTAACAGAACAAGTTGCTCTTAAAATTCAGCAACAACATCCACCATTCTTTAGTACAGCTGAAGATTGGGTAATTGTAAAACAAGATAAACCAACTGAGTAATGGAAAAACGCATTTTAAAATTAGAACTCATTTTGGCCTTATTTCTGTTTTTTATACCGGTTGTTTTAATTGGAGTAACTAACGAAATAAGACCATCAATAAGTGATTATGCTTACTCCAAATCAAATGATGTTTTCACTGCATTACTAACCATTGCTGGAGCTTTGTTTATTTACAACGGAGTTATTAATCGTGAAAAATGGTACAACATTGTTTTAGGTTGCTCTCTAATCGGAATTGGAGTTACACCACATTTAGATTATGCTGTTTTACATTATTCATTTGCAGCTTTATTTTTTATCGGTTCTATAGCGGTAATGATTATTTATTCAAGCCAACAGCAACGGTTTTTAAAAGTAATGTTGGCCCTGATCGTGTTAACTGCTTTAATTGGGTGTTTTGCTTTTAAATGGTATTCATTATTAGTTGCAGAATGGATAGGACTAATACCAATTGCTGTTCATTTTATTGGTGAAAGCACACAGAAATTAGATTAAAAGAACCGCTAAATCACCAAAAAAAAAATATAAGTAATGAAAATATTAGAAGTAATTAAAGTGTTACCAGGAGTTTTTGATTGGTACTTTAAACTAACTCCGTTAAAACGCATTCAACTAAATTATATAGTATTAATAGCAGTACTCTTAACACTATTTTATTACAATGATTCAAATCATAGAGAAAATAATATGGCTCTTACCAATAGAATTGATTCTGTCAACATTAATCGTGCTATTGAGCAAGAAAAATATACAAAGCAACTGGAGTATTATACTGAAAAATTCAATTCATTACTTGAAAGGCTTATTCACCAAAGAAACGAATCAGAAACTAAAAAAGTAGAATCATGAAAACAGCAATTACAATCTTAGGAGCAGTTATGCTAGGCTTAGTTTTCTTTGTTCCATCAACACCCGTTGATTATCCTACCGAAGAAATAATCAAGCAACGAGAAGAAATTGTTCAGAAAGAGCAAAGAATAAATTCTATGATTAAAATTATAGAATTACAAATGGAGTTAGAATCTAATTATTTAGAAAAGTAAGAAATGGGATTATTAACTATTTTTCCTTCAGCTGGTCATCATTTAAATGATCCCGGAGCGGTTTATCATGGTTATACCGAAGCATCTTTAATGATTATGTTTAGAAATAAACTAACTAAAATTTTAGATGATTTAGGCTATAAATTTATTATAGATAAAGATCATGAAACCAACACGCAGTATCAAAATAGAATTAAACCTGGTGTCGGTTCCGTTATTGCAGACTATCATGCCAACGCTGCTTTAAATCAAAATGCAAGTGGTGTAGAATGTTTTGTGTCTGACAATCCAACTGTCAATAGCTTAAAAATGGCTAATGAATTATGTGCAGTAACTGCAGAAATATTAAACATTCCCAATCGCGGTGTTAAAAAACCAAGCGAAACTGCAAGGGGAACAATTGGAATTTTAAAGAAACCAGGAACTGTTGTTTTATGTGAGCTTTTCTTTTTATCTAATAAAAATGATTTAGAAAAGTTTT
This genomic window from Flavobacterium agricola contains:
- a CDS encoding protein NO VEIN domain-containing protein; translated protein: MSEIKTYRIPDEYFFRLHHVRPRFKNDVEEVLLYVATSISEIAVLPNNDFKNELNRVLFGFKKNATSTQKTIDNWRTEISALFGFIQETNGYSQPSIMAKRLANNQYLDEFFNYFLFSFQYPGGHIKSQNVIKQIEAGIKFKPCQFILNLLIEGEKLLGKPFSVTAEELTQCAYFDLRVTTGKRQAKEVAKLILENRKEKVEYEYDYEALRNERTGEFPSKGDINRYAGDILDYMVLANLLQHKGTGYYYYLNDENKEAINYHLLNDVWFDEYDKFYNTDVITNPEIGALEEVWFDFVNSFDNIEAFAPHLEEREAENISALIQEYYSRMRDDRKVPTKIFGDYGETLILAHEYLRTKEGSNRQHLINKIPTPLGVGYDLQSIEIEKNKRYIEVKTTKSRKAINNNRFKLTPNEWDTAETLGDRYFVYYLVINDEGKNIFVIQNPVKQFNSGNLKIDKNLVVEFSKTSGQWHRLLEITN
- a CDS encoding DNA cytosine methyltransferase — encoded protein: MKNKPTVIDLFCGCGGLSYGFIEAGYDVLLGIDHWQDAIRTFENTHKNAKGIVADLFTETPREISKQTGIKAIDVIIGGPPCQGFSIAGKRIIDDERNQLYKSFVSFVKFYQPKVFLMENVPNIVSMGKGVVKDSIIDDFEKLGYTVVYKVLLASEFGVPQNRRRAFFVGTKNNKEFIFPEPTIENPVSAKDAISDLPEKSLIDGTKYKTEPKSEYQKLIRGESEGIYNHEITNHSEQTTSIISLVPDGGNYKDLPEELRKTRNVNIAWTRLNSKKPSFTIDTGHRHHFHYKYNRVPTVRESARIQSFPDTFVFLGSKTSQYKQVGNAVPPILAKVLAKEIKKYL
- a CDS encoding helix-turn-helix domain-containing protein, which codes for MKATFGEYIKQLRTNNGLTLTQLAFQLDLDSANLSKIENGKREFDEKRLEKLANAFNLDIDQLKIEYFGDQFAKKMYAYNCPTETLMVAEEKVNYLKNINTKQGEINFDNEK
- a CDS encoding gp58-like family protein; the protein is MSGLNSNDRELLRRLTERLNLIESNAKRIDELPYKSKIGNSDKLHISENGISKYITVQELLSAIETRKYDHILYINGLRISGNELQIDGAGWTILELVYNLTEPFIKNVPYAAQGFVRTDIVIANTENNLEVIFGDENEGISFAPPIPPNTVLVTTLDVTDNSINNTPAPIGGDDYKSKIENRSVVVSTPNTINSLLLDTEASHIIITAASKVESLNISQNNNAYPGKIYKITNEQSKYLTLVNSSTAVEIGNTKFKFVSNRDYYLLPGETVEFYLSENLNTLVFLGTNRPIENSITINANTTLTNAHHGATLYVLANVNLTFSAPSVLVPDFEVAIKTHTAGVANIITTGWVVSAPDGKKLDVNTMGFIGRIPNTDTLSFGGAFSQ
- a CDS encoding DUF7103 family protein — translated: MEKRILKLELILALFLFFIPVVLIGVTNEIRPSISDYAYSKSNDVFTALLTIAGALFIYNGVINREKWYNIVLGCSLIGIGVTPHLDYAVLHYSFAALFFIGSIAVMIIYSSQQQRFLKVMLALIVLTALIGCFAFKWYSLLVAEWIGLIPIAVHFIGESTQKLD
- a CDS encoding N-acetylmuramoyl-L-alanine amidase; the encoded protein is MGLLTIFPSAGHHLNDPGAVYHGYTEASLMIMFRNKLTKILDDLGYKFIIDKDHETNTQYQNRIKPGVGSVIADYHANAALNQNASGVECFVSDNPTVNSLKMANELCAVTAEILNIPNRGVKKPSETARGTIGILKKPGTVVLCELFFLSNKNDLEKFLKNIDALANAHAYILAKYEDLIP